In Natronomonas halophila, one DNA window encodes the following:
- a CDS encoding IclR family transcriptional regulator — translation MTSGSRRTVDRAFEIIDVLAEEGGLRGSAVADELDMPVSTTHDYLQALLATGYVTKTDNVYRTSTRFLEVGQQQRHRMNVFTAAQDELETVADETGEHVTLMIEENGQGVLIAINEGEDAVSLFAYPGARMPLHATAPGKAILAYLPEARVEEVLDEHGLVAVTNRTITEREVLFDQLETVRERGYAVDDGERIAGMVCIAAPVLDKSDNVQAAICVCGPRSRIDEQRRAEIAEVVRRSANVVQVNLDYA, via the coding sequence ATGACCAGCGGCTCACGACGGACGGTTGATCGTGCGTTCGAAATCATCGACGTGTTGGCCGAGGAGGGCGGCCTCCGAGGGTCGGCAGTCGCCGACGAACTCGACATGCCCGTAAGCACCACCCACGACTATCTGCAGGCGCTACTCGCGACGGGGTACGTGACGAAAACCGACAACGTGTATCGGACGTCGACGCGATTCCTCGAAGTCGGACAACAGCAGCGACACCGCATGAACGTGTTCACCGCAGCACAGGACGAACTCGAGACGGTGGCCGACGAGACCGGCGAACACGTCACCCTGATGATCGAGGAGAACGGCCAAGGCGTTCTCATCGCGATTAACGAGGGAGAAGACGCCGTGAGCCTCTTTGCGTATCCCGGCGCCCGAATGCCCCTGCACGCGACAGCACCGGGCAAGGCCATCCTCGCGTACCTGCCCGAAGCGCGGGTCGAAGAGGTGCTCGACGAACACGGCCTCGTCGCGGTTACGAACCGGACGATTACCGAACGCGAGGTGCTTTTCGACCAACTCGAAACCGTCCGAGAACGGGGCTATGCGGTCGACGACGGCGAGCGCATCGCGGGGATGGTCTGTATCGCCGCACCGGTGCTGGACAAATCCGATAACGTGCAGGCGGCCATCTGCGTGTGCGGGCCGCGCAGTCGTATCGACGAACAGCGGCGAGCGGAAATAGCGGAGGTCGTCCGCCGGTCGGCGAACGTAGTGCAGGTGAACCTGGACTACGCCTGA
- a CDS encoding RNA ligase family protein encodes MKVPPPTPPLAEAPDELTDTGHLWLLEYVDGASFQFQVQESGLIRFGDENRVFHPDEIPVQYHHTVRHVRERLDREALRNAAENVEDFVFFGTATYRRNIDYDWARLPSFLGSDIWSASDERYLTFDTVENALERLGLDAVNAFERELPARDFDSDSYTIPESAWYDGPAAGVAVRNKRGERAEIRAPGLDPSASEVVEGSAEEVAAKLATDRRFAAVERRLQQRDEAVTVDALADRVFEAIVREQYRPLVQGPASIDMDGLRSAVAARARAYLGYS; translated from the coding sequence ATGAAAGTCCCACCGCCGACACCGCCGCTTGCGGAGGCGCCCGACGAACTCACCGACACGGGGCACCTGTGGCTCCTCGAATACGTCGACGGCGCCTCGTTTCAGTTTCAGGTTCAGGAATCGGGCCTCATCCGCTTCGGCGACGAGAACCGGGTCTTTCATCCCGACGAGATTCCGGTCCAGTACCATCACACGGTCCGCCACGTTCGCGAGCGCCTCGACCGGGAAGCCCTCCGAAACGCCGCCGAAAACGTCGAGGACTTCGTCTTCTTCGGGACAGCGACCTACCGCCGGAACATCGACTACGACTGGGCGCGGCTTCCGTCATTTCTCGGCAGCGATATCTGGTCCGCGAGCGACGAGCGGTATCTCACCTTCGATACCGTCGAGAACGCCCTCGAACGCCTCGGCCTCGATGCCGTGAACGCCTTCGAGCGCGAACTGCCCGCGCGGGATTTCGACTCCGATTCGTACACGATTCCCGAGTCGGCGTGGTATGACGGCCCTGCTGCCGGCGTCGCCGTCCGGAACAAACGCGGCGAACGGGCCGAGATACGAGCACCCGGTCTCGACCCGTCGGCGTCCGAAGTGGTCGAGGGGAGCGCGGAGGAAGTCGCCGCGAAACTGGCGACCGACCGGCGATTCGCGGCGGTCGAACGGCGCCTCCAGCAGCGCGACGAGGCGGTCACCGTCGATGCGCTCGCCGACCGGGTCTTCGAAGCCATCGTCCGCGAGCAGTACCGCCCGCTCGTTCAGGGACCGGCGAGTATCGACATGGACGGCCTCCGGTCGGCCGTCGCGGCGCGGGCACGGGCGTATCTGGGCTATTCCTGA
- a CDS encoding response regulator: MSQDVILVVEDEPDLADLYSGWLSEKYPVRVAHDGSEAMEKFDEDVEIVLLDRQLPGMDGDAVLSLIRDRDPECQVAMVTAVEPDVDVVDMGFDAYITKPIREDDIFELVDHLLHRRVYDDNVRKLFAALSKQIALENQHDPEELAEDPQYQYLLARIEKLRDETSDLAEQFDDENFQTALSSLK, translated from the coding sequence ATGAGTCAAGACGTCATTCTCGTCGTTGAGGACGAGCCCGACCTCGCGGACCTGTACAGCGGCTGGCTCTCGGAGAAATATCCGGTGCGAGTCGCTCACGACGGCTCGGAGGCCATGGAAAAGTTCGACGAGGACGTCGAAATCGTCCTGCTGGACCGCCAACTCCCGGGCATGGACGGTGACGCCGTCCTCTCGCTTATCCGCGACCGTGACCCCGAGTGTCAGGTCGCGATGGTGACCGCCGTCGAACCCGACGTCGACGTCGTCGATATGGGTTTCGACGCCTACATCACCAAGCCGATTCGCGAGGACGACATCTTCGAACTCGTCGACCACCTCCTGCACCGCCGGGTCTACGACGACAACGTGCGCAAACTCTTCGCCGCCCTCTCGAAGCAAATCGCCCTCGAAAACCAGCACGACCCCGAGGAACTGGCCGAGGACCCCCAATACCAGTACCTGCTGGCTCGCATCGAGAAACTCCGCGACGAGACCTCCGACCTCGCTGAGCAGTTCGACGACGAGAACTTCCAGACGGCGCTGTCCTCGCTTAAATAG
- the rnhB gene encoding ribonuclease HII: MEFGVDEAGKGPALGSMFAAAVRAPRAALPDGIDDSKRLSDAKRESLAERIREDDRIDVGIAEITPARIDAGNMNELTVAAHAEALSGVVRAGDMGVCDAGDVDADRFAERVESRLAVDATVTAEHGADAADELVGAASIVAKSAREAHVADLQTEFGDVGSGYPSDPTTRGFLAGYVDANGELPSCARASWSTCEDVLAAAEQSGLDDF; the protein is encoded by the coding sequence ATGGAATTCGGCGTCGACGAGGCGGGGAAGGGGCCCGCTCTGGGGTCGATGTTCGCTGCAGCCGTTCGGGCACCGCGGGCGGCGCTTCCGGACGGCATCGACGACTCGAAGCGGTTGTCCGACGCCAAACGCGAGTCGCTGGCCGAGCGGATTCGCGAGGACGACCGCATCGACGTCGGCATCGCCGAAATCACGCCGGCCCGTATCGACGCGGGCAACATGAACGAGTTGACCGTCGCCGCCCACGCGGAGGCGCTGTCGGGCGTCGTCCGTGCCGGCGACATGGGCGTCTGTGATGCCGGCGATGTCGATGCCGACCGTTTCGCCGAACGGGTCGAGAGTCGCCTCGCAGTCGACGCGACGGTGACCGCCGAACACGGCGCCGACGCAGCGGACGAACTGGTCGGCGCCGCCAGCATCGTCGCCAAGAGCGCCCGCGAGGCCCACGTTGCCGACTTGCAAACGGAGTTCGGCGACGTGGGCAGCGGCTATCCGAGCGACCCGACGACTCGCGGCTTTCTCGCGGGTTACGTCGACGCCAACGGGGAGTTGCCCTCGTGTGCGCGTGCGTCGTGGTCGACCTGTGAGGACGTGCTGGCAGCAGCGGAGCAGTCCGGCCTCGACGACTTTTAA
- a CDS encoding complex I NDUFA9 subunit family protein codes for MRILVVGGTGFIGEKLCRELDGRGHEVTALARNPKEADLPKGIETVMGDVTAYESIEAAFEGQDAVVNLVALSPLFRPSGGNEMHFRVHRDGTDHVVRAAEDHGVEKIVQMSALGADPDGNTAYIKSKGLAEGIVRESSLDWVVFRPSVVFGDGGEFISYTKQLATPYLTPLPGGGKTRFQPIWVGDLVPMLADATVGKAQETDDEPEETSEAELDEELTPAIRTVGDDEDEGTDPHVGEVYEVGGPEVLTLAEVATLAHGADDKPVDIVSIPMPLAGLGLKSLDYVPESVLDAIPGLPRMGSDQFRSLKFDNTVADNDVTAFGVSEDELMTVAEYLGVGAA; via the coding sequence ATGCGAATCCTTGTCGTGGGCGGTACGGGCTTCATCGGTGAGAAACTGTGTCGCGAACTCGACGGCCGGGGACACGAGGTGACGGCGCTGGCGCGGAACCCCAAGGAGGCGGACCTCCCCAAGGGCATCGAGACGGTGATGGGCGACGTGACGGCCTACGAGTCCATCGAGGCGGCCTTCGAGGGCCAGGACGCCGTCGTCAATCTGGTGGCGCTGTCGCCGCTGTTCCGGCCGAGCGGCGGCAACGAGATGCACTTCCGCGTCCACCGGGATGGTACCGACCACGTCGTCCGGGCCGCCGAGGACCACGGCGTCGAGAAAATCGTTCAGATGAGCGCCCTCGGTGCCGACCCCGACGGCAATACGGCCTACATCAAATCGAAGGGCCTCGCGGAGGGCATCGTCCGTGAGTCCTCACTCGATTGGGTCGTCTTCCGGCCCTCCGTCGTCTTCGGCGACGGCGGGGAGTTCATCTCCTATACCAAGCAACTGGCGACGCCCTACCTGACGCCGCTGCCGGGCGGCGGCAAGACGCGGTTCCAGCCCATCTGGGTCGGCGACCTCGTGCCGATGCTCGCCGACGCGACCGTCGGCAAAGCACAGGAGACGGACGACGAGCCGGAGGAGACGTCCGAAGCCGAACTCGATGAGGAACTGACGCCCGCGATTCGAACGGTCGGCGACGACGAGGACGAAGGGACGGACCCCCATGTCGGCGAGGTTTACGAGGTCGGTGGTCCCGAGGTGCTGACGCTTGCGGAGGTGGCGACACTGGCCCACGGGGCCGACGACAAGCCCGTCGATATCGTTTCGATTCCGATGCCGCTCGCGGGGCTCGGCCTCAAGTCGCTGGATTACGTGCCTGAGTCCGTCCTCGATGCCATTCCCGGCCTCCCTCGGATGGGGTCCGACCAGTTCCGCTCGCTCAAGTTCGATAACACGGTCGCGGACAACGACGTGACTGCCTTCGGAGTGAGCGAGGACGAACTCATGACGGTCGCCGAATACCTCGGTGTCGGGGCCGCTTAG
- a CDS encoding tubulin/FtsZ family protein — MKLAMIGFGQAGGKITDRFLEYDSTRGTGIIGHAVAVNTAKADLMGLDYVPNENRVLIGQSVVKGHGAGTEPELGERCAREDMEEIQSAIDQMTSSEIDAFLIVAGLGGGTGSGGAPVLAEHLQRLYVEPVYGLGVLPARDEGGIYNRNAARSFQEFVKNVDNLLGFDNDAFKTGGESLGEGYSEINSQIVTRFGALFSAGEVEALGDDVAESVVDASEIINTLGEEGISSVGYASEEIETEEKGLLGRLRGGNDDNGLESSGDATNRITSLVRRATLGKLTLQCEVDSTERALLLVSGPPDALNRKGIDKARKWLEQKTGCMEVRAGDYPLPNEDRVAAIVVLSGVTEVPRVKEMQRLAIEAEENVEQLQAESKEDLENLIEYGDDEE, encoded by the coding sequence ATGAAACTCGCAATGATCGGCTTCGGGCAAGCCGGCGGGAAAATAACCGACCGGTTTCTCGAATACGACTCTACTCGCGGCACCGGGATTATCGGGCACGCCGTCGCGGTAAACACGGCGAAGGCGGACCTGATGGGTCTGGATTACGTCCCCAACGAGAACCGCGTTCTCATCGGGCAATCCGTGGTCAAGGGCCACGGCGCGGGGACCGAACCGGAACTCGGCGAGCGATGCGCGCGGGAGGACATGGAGGAAATCCAGAGCGCCATCGACCAGATGACCAGCAGCGAGATCGACGCGTTCCTCATCGTCGCCGGTCTGGGCGGCGGGACCGGAAGCGGTGGCGCACCCGTTCTCGCGGAACATCTCCAGCGACTCTACGTCGAACCCGTCTACGGTCTCGGCGTGCTTCCCGCTCGCGACGAAGGTGGCATCTACAACCGCAACGCTGCACGCTCCTTCCAGGAGTTCGTCAAGAACGTCGACAACCTGCTCGGCTTCGACAACGACGCCTTCAAGACCGGCGGCGAGAGCCTCGGCGAGGGCTACAGCGAAATCAACTCCCAGATCGTCACCCGGTTCGGCGCGCTGTTCTCCGCGGGTGAGGTCGAGGCCCTCGGCGACGACGTGGCCGAAAGCGTCGTCGACGCCTCCGAGATTATCAACACGCTCGGCGAGGAGGGCATCTCCAGTGTCGGCTACGCCAGCGAGGAGATTGAAACCGAAGAAAAGGGACTTCTCGGTCGACTTCGCGGCGGTAACGACGATAACGGCCTCGAAAGTTCCGGCGACGCAACCAACCGAATCACGTCGCTGGTTCGTCGGGCGACGCTCGGCAAACTCACGCTCCAATGCGAGGTGGACAGTACCGAGCGCGCGCTGCTCCTCGTCTCTGGCCCCCCGGACGCTCTCAACCGCAAGGGCATAGACAAGGCGCGGAAATGGCTCGAGCAAAAGACCGGCTGCATGGAGGTCCGGGCAGGGGACTATCCCCTGCCGAACGAGGACCGGGTCGCCGCCATCGTCGTCCTCTCGGGCGTGACGGAGGTGCCCCGCGTCAAGGAAATGCAGCGGCTGGCCATCGAGGCCGAGGAGAACGTCGAACAGCTCCAGGCCGAAAGCAAAGAGGACTTAGAGAACCTTATCGAATACGGCGACGATGAAGAGTAG
- the cofC gene encoding 2-phospho-L-lactate guanylyltransferase, with the protein METLVPFAAREPKTRLADTLSAAERDDFSRAMLLDVCDAVSDAGGDPTVLSTADVDCPYPAVVDDRPLTEAVNARLDPPTAVVMADLALATSEAVGRLFETTADVAIAPGLGGGTNALAVRHPDFRVDYHGTSVEDHRRIATDIGAATATVDSFRLAVDIDQQRDLAEVLLHGEGRARRWLETAGFELDSGHGRTLVRRD; encoded by the coding sequence ATGGAGACCCTCGTTCCGTTCGCGGCCCGCGAGCCGAAAACCCGACTCGCCGACACGCTTTCGGCGGCCGAACGGGACGACTTCTCTCGCGCGATGCTTCTCGACGTCTGTGATGCCGTCAGCGACGCCGGCGGCGACCCGACCGTACTTTCGACCGCCGACGTCGACTGTCCGTATCCAGCGGTCGTCGATGACCGGCCGCTCACCGAGGCCGTCAACGCCCGCCTCGACCCGCCGACGGCAGTCGTGATGGCCGACCTCGCGTTGGCGACATCCGAGGCCGTCGGGCGGCTCTTCGAGACGACGGCCGACGTCGCCATCGCGCCGGGCCTCGGCGGCGGCACGAACGCGTTGGCGGTCCGCCATCCCGACTTTCGCGTGGACTACCACGGTACCTCCGTCGAGGACCACCGCCGTATCGCCACGGATATCGGTGCCGCGACGGCGACGGTCGATTCCTTCCGACTCGCGGTGGATATCGACCAGCAACGGGACCTCGCCGAGGTGCTCCTCCATGGAGAGGGTCGGGCCCGACGGTGGCTCGAAACCGCCGGCTTCGAACTCGACTCGGGTCACGGCCGGACGCTCGTCCGTCGGGACTGA
- a CDS encoding Lrp/AsnC ligand binding domain-containing protein, with protein MVRAFIMVKAGAGHAESLLETVRSLEHVIEANIVAGDFDIIVEAEGEEVYDVINSVATTIRSTDDVTDTKTYVCLE; from the coding sequence ATGGTCCGTGCGTTTATCATGGTGAAGGCCGGCGCCGGCCACGCTGAGTCGTTGTTGGAGACGGTTCGCAGCCTCGAACACGTCATCGAGGCCAACATCGTCGCCGGGGATTTCGACATCATCGTCGAGGCCGAAGGCGAGGAGGTCTACGACGTCATCAACTCGGTCGCGACGACCATCCGGTCGACCGACGACGTCACCGACACCAAAACGTACGTCTGTCTCGAATAA
- a CDS encoding ATP-binding response regulator produces the protein MADSFRVLYVDDLEATEQAATRLREADDRLTVDGATSAHEGLERLDGDVDCIVSDYDLPETDGIDFLESVRERRPNLPFILFTDAGSEAVASEAISAGVTDYLRKDGGDNLPELVAHIVDAVETFRADEQEPGRELEAQQAKVRALHTVATRISTCDSSDAVYEAVVEAAEAILDFDIAIADAAVEDVLVPRAVSTELSVDEYFEETPIDAENNLGAEAYRTGKASVIDDLRDLDVVPADSEFRSALTVTIGDYGVFQSVDTDPGAFDEQDLEMAELLAEHARARLSQLEARQELQQRTEELQRKNERLDEFTRFVSHDLQSPLTVAQGRLELAQEDCDSEHLDDVAAAHQRMRNLIEDLLTLAREEKSATEYESVALAELVYRCWRTVETKEATLDVDVDATIQADHDRLRQLLENLLRNSVDHGGDDVTITVGELDDGFYLADDGEGIPEAERARVFESGYSTAADGTGFGLSIVKKITEAHGWDIDVTESEAGGARFEITGVEVDR, from the coding sequence ATGGCCGATTCCTTCCGTGTGCTCTACGTGGACGACCTGGAGGCGACCGAGCAGGCGGCCACGCGACTCCGCGAGGCGGACGACCGGCTTACCGTCGATGGGGCCACGAGCGCACACGAGGGATTGGAACGACTCGACGGGGATGTCGACTGTATCGTTTCGGACTACGACCTGCCGGAGACGGACGGCATCGACTTCCTCGAATCGGTTCGTGAACGCCGTCCCAACCTTCCGTTCATCCTGTTTACCGACGCGGGCAGCGAAGCGGTCGCCAGCGAGGCGATTTCGGCCGGCGTCACCGACTACCTGCGGAAGGACGGCGGCGACAACCTCCCGGAACTGGTGGCGCACATCGTCGATGCCGTCGAGACCTTCCGGGCCGACGAACAGGAACCCGGACGCGAACTGGAAGCACAGCAGGCCAAGGTTCGGGCGCTCCATACGGTCGCTACGCGAATCAGCACCTGCGACAGCAGCGATGCCGTCTACGAAGCGGTCGTCGAGGCTGCCGAAGCCATCCTCGATTTCGACATCGCCATCGCGGATGCGGCCGTCGAGGACGTCCTCGTGCCGCGGGCCGTCTCCACGGAACTGTCCGTCGACGAGTACTTCGAGGAGACACCCATCGACGCCGAGAACAACCTCGGGGCGGAAGCCTACCGGACCGGCAAGGCGTCAGTCATCGATGACCTCCGGGACCTCGATGTGGTTCCCGCCGACTCGGAGTTCCGCTCGGCGCTGACCGTCACCATCGGCGATTATGGGGTCTTCCAGTCGGTCGACACCGACCCGGGCGCTTTCGACGAACAGGACCTCGAAATGGCCGAACTCCTCGCCGAACACGCCCGTGCCCGCCTCTCACAACTGGAGGCGAGACAGGAACTCCAACAGCGGACCGAGGAACTCCAGCGGAAAAACGAGCGCCTCGACGAGTTCACCCGGTTCGTCAGCCACGACCTGCAAAGCCCCCTGACCGTTGCACAGGGCCGCCTCGAACTCGCCCAGGAGGACTGCGACAGCGAACACCTCGACGACGTGGCGGCCGCCCACCAGCGGATGCGGAACCTCATCGAGGACCTACTGACGCTGGCCCGCGAGGAGAAGTCCGCGACCGAATACGAATCGGTCGCACTGGCCGAACTCGTCTATCGCTGCTGGCGGACCGTCGAGACGAAAGAGGCCACCCTCGACGTCGACGTCGACGCCACGATTCAGGCCGACCACGACCGCCTGCGGCAACTCCTCGAAAACCTCCTGCGGAACTCGGTCGACCACGGCGGCGACGACGTGACCATCACCGTCGGCGAACTCGACGACGGCTTCTATCTCGCCGACGACGGCGAGGGCATCCCCGAGGCCGAACGGGCCCGCGTCTTCGAATCCGGATACTCGACCGCCGCGGACGGCACCGGGTTCGGTCTCAGCATCGTCAAGAAAATCACCGAGGCCCACGGCTGGGATATCGACGTCACCGAAAGCGAGGCGGGCGGCGCCCGCTTCGAAATTACGGGCGTCGAGGTGGACCGCTGA
- the tmk gene encoding dTMP kinase, whose translation MLITLEGLDGSGKSTVAEALQDTLPEEETVFTREPTESWYGEAVNRSIGDDEADPLAELFLYTADHADHLSRVVRPALEDGKVVISDRYSDSRYAYQGATLSGVLKRPMEYVRGIHQPFTRPPDATLYFEVPPHIGAERAGATNKFETVDYLGQVEENYERLIEAEPERFVRIDATRSPEEVIAAAEEAVLDLLEA comes from the coding sequence ATGCTCATCACGCTGGAGGGCCTCGACGGCAGCGGCAAGTCGACGGTGGCCGAGGCGTTACAGGACACCCTCCCCGAGGAGGAGACGGTGTTCACCCGGGAACCGACGGAGTCGTGGTACGGCGAGGCAGTCAACCGCTCCATCGGCGACGACGAGGCGGACCCGCTGGCGGAGTTGTTCCTGTATACGGCGGACCACGCCGACCACCTCTCGCGGGTGGTTCGGCCGGCCCTGGAGGACGGCAAGGTCGTCATCTCCGACCGGTATTCGGACTCGCGGTACGCCTATCAGGGCGCGACGCTGTCGGGCGTCCTCAAGCGACCGATGGAGTACGTTCGCGGTATCCACCAGCCGTTCACGCGGCCGCCCGATGCGACGCTGTACTTCGAGGTGCCGCCGCACATCGGCGCCGAGCGGGCCGGCGCGACGAACAAGTTCGAGACGGTCGACTACCTGGGACAGGTCGAGGAGAACTACGAACGGCTCATCGAGGCCGAACCCGAGCGGTTCGTCCGCATCGACGCGACGCGGTCGCCCGAGGAGGTCATCGCCGCCGCCGAAGAGGCGGTTCTCGACCTGCTCGAAGCGTAA
- the purS gene encoding phosphoribosylformylglycinamidine synthase subunit PurS, whose translation MPAYTATVTVRLKHGVLDPEAETTQQALERLGFDLEDLRSADRFEVDLDAADADAAADRATEMAERLLANPTIHDYDVEVAEA comes from the coding sequence ATGCCCGCCTACACCGCGACCGTGACCGTGCGGCTGAAGCACGGCGTTCTCGACCCGGAAGCCGAGACGACCCAGCAGGCCCTCGAACGGCTGGGCTTCGACCTCGAGGACCTGCGGTCGGCCGACCGCTTCGAGGTCGACCTCGATGCGGCCGACGCCGACGCGGCAGCAGACCGCGCCACCGAGATGGCCGAACGCCTGCTCGCGAACCCGACCATCCACGATTACGACGTGGAGGTCGCCGAAGCCTGA
- the purQ gene encoding phosphoribosylformylglycinamidine synthase I, whose translation MTVAIIRFGGSNCDRDALRALQYLGIDAEIVWHEDGLPADTTGVMIPGGFSYGDYLRAGAMAARSPIMSEVREAADDGTPVLGVCNGAQIGSESGLTPGAFTTNRSARFQCEPVYLRVENADTPWTSAYDEGEVIEVPIAHGEGRFEVPDDHLDTLNDENRVLFRYCDADGNVTDAANPNGSKENVAGVLGETDHVAVLMPHPERASLPDIGATDGQGVLDGFA comes from the coding sequence ATGACGGTCGCCATCATCAGATTCGGCGGCTCCAACTGCGACCGCGACGCCCTTCGCGCGCTACAGTACCTCGGCATCGACGCCGAAATCGTCTGGCACGAGGACGGCCTACCCGCCGACACCACCGGGGTCATGATTCCCGGCGGCTTCTCGTACGGCGACTACCTGCGTGCCGGTGCGATGGCCGCCCGTTCGCCCATCATGAGCGAGGTTCGCGAGGCGGCCGACGACGGTACGCCCGTCCTCGGCGTCTGCAACGGCGCCCAAATCGGTTCCGAAAGCGGCCTGACCCCCGGCGCGTTCACCACCAACCGGAGCGCCCGCTTCCAGTGTGAACCGGTGTATCTCCGCGTCGAGAACGCCGACACGCCGTGGACGTCGGCCTACGACGAAGGCGAGGTCATCGAGGTTCCAATCGCACACGGCGAGGGGCGCTTCGAGGTCCCTGACGACCACCTCGACACGCTCAACGACGAGAACCGCGTCCTCTTCCGCTACTGTGATGCCGACGGCAACGTCACCGACGCCGCGAATCCCAATGGGTCGAAGGAGAACGTCGCGGGCGTCCTCGGCGAAACCGACCACGTCGCGGTGCTGATGCCCCACCCCGAGCGGGCGTCGCTGCCGGATATCGGCGCGACCGACGGTCAGGGCGTCCTCGACGGCTTCGCCTAA